The bacterium DNA segment CAAGCCCACCCACGTGAGGTCTGGCGCCAGGCCCGCGTTATGGGTGCTCAGCACGAAGGTGGTGAGGGCGAAACCGCCGAGCCCTAACGCGGCTGGGTTAGCAATCGCTGCTACCGGTGGCGCCGCGGATCTGACTTCAGCCATCTCCAATGCCTCCTAAAAACAGCGCCAGGGAAGTGGCCCTGGCAACCTCTGATGCACAGCTAAAGATGCTCCCGCCGCGAGTCCGTGTCAAATTCAGGTCGCCAGCCAACCTTGCCGCGCGGCGCGCGGCTCGTTGCCCAGGGTTGATGAGGCCGGGGTGTTGACGTAACCTGGGGCGCCATGTGTTGTTGGCTGGTTTCGAACGCGAAACCGATGAGGTGGAGTATCGAGTGAACGGGCGGTTGGGCGGGGCGAGCGTGGATCGTTACTCGGTCGTCCTCGTCGCGGTCGCCGCCACGCTCTGGGCCTCCGATGCCTATTTCCGCAACCAGCTGATCAGCCACCTGAGCCCCACGCAGATCGTGGTCGCCGAGGACGCGCTGGTCAGCCTGTTCCTGCTGCCGGTGCTCGTGCGGAGCTGGCGGGAGCTGCGTCATCTCGGTCCCCGTGGCTGGTTGGCGGTGGGGCTGATCGCCGCGGGGGCGCAGTCCCTGGCGACCATCCTGTTCACCGCCTCGTTCTCGTACCGGATCTTCGCCGAGACCTTCGTCCTCCAGCAGACCCAACCGGTGATCGCCATCGTGCTCGCATGGCTCGTGCTGGGCGAGCGCCGGCGCCCATGGTTCTGGCCGGCGGTCGGGGTCGCCCTGGTCGCCGTGTACCTGGTGGTCTTCGCGCAGGATCCGGCCGCTCCCGTATCCGCGCTGCAGAAGGGCCGGCTGGAGGCGGGACTGCTCGCGCTGGGCGCGGCCGCCCTGTGGGCGAGCGGGACCGTCCTCGGCCGTTTTGCCCTCGGCTCCATCAGCTTCTGGAGCATGACGTCGCTGCGCTTCATCCTGGCTCTGCCGGTGCTGGTGGTGATCGCCCTGGTCCAGTACGGCCCCGGCGGCTTCAGCCACTACCAGGTGAGTGATTTCCTGCCCAACCTGCTCGCCATCGCGCTGATACCGGGCCTGCTCGCCCTCCTCCTCTACTACCGTGCGCTTTCGCGGACTCCGGCTTCGCTGGCGACCATCGCCGAGATGGCGTATCCGGTCGCGGCGACGCTGATCGCATCGGCGCCTCCGCCGTGGGGCTTCAGCCAGCCGCTCTACCCGGTGCAGGTGGCCGGCACCGCGCTGCTGCTGGTCGTGATCGTCCTCCTCAACTGGACGAAGGAGAGGGCCGCTCCCGTGACCGTCCCGGCGGGCGCGCTCAAACCGGCCGAGGGCTGACCCCGCTCCACAGCTGCTGCGCCCGAACGCCCAGGCCGTGCACGACCGCGGTGAAGGCGTCGCGCTGCTCGAATCGATTCTCGCCGAACGTCGCCGCGAGGTCGATCGGAGCTGGTGTCGCGTTCACAACGGGACTATAAATGTGCGTGTTCTGGGGTGATCCGCCGGTCACACGACCAAAAGGGAGGAGCCATGGCTGAGTACGGAACGTCGGTCGAGACCACCGCCTCGGCGGATCGGGTCTGGAGGATCTGGTCGGACACCACGACGTGGGGTGAATGGAACCCCAACGTCAGCACCATGGAGATGAGCGGGCCGTTTGCCAGCGGGACCAACGCGATCATGAACACGCGTGCCGGACAGCACCACAAGATGACCCTGCTCGACGTCCAGCAGGGCCGCGGCTTTGCCCTCGAGACCAGTGTCGTTCCGGGGACGAGATTCCGATTCAACTGCCGGATCGTGCCGGCCGGCGCCAAGACCAAGATCAGCCAGACGGTCGAGGTCAAGGGCCCGCTGGGGCCGATTATGCGGGGGGTGCTGGGCCCGCAGGTGTCGAAGGAGTTCGGGACCCTGCTCGCCAACCTGGCGAAGATGGCGGAGGCGAGCTAGCTTTCGTCCTCCGCAAGAAGGTTGGTGATTCGCGAAAGCGCGGCGTTCATCACGTCCGCCTCATCCGGTTCCAGCTGGCTGCCTAGATTGCGATTCAGGCTGCGCAGGAAGACGGCGTGCGCTTTCTCGTATGCCGCCGTGCCCCTTTCCGTCAGGTGCGCGTACACGCCACGCCGGTCCGTCGGACAGGAGCGGCGGTCGATCAGGCGGGCTTTGATCATCTGCTCCAGCCGGCGCGAAGCGCCGCTGTCGGTGATACCGGCGACGCGCGCCAGATCCTGGAAGCGGAGCATGGCGCCAGGCGCATGATGCAGGTGGGCGAGCACCTGGTACCAGCCGAGCGGAATGCCAGCCTTGGGCAGCATGTCCTGCTCGAGCGCTGCGGTCATGGTGCTGTGAAGGCGGGCGAGGCCCTCCCACACCTGGACCGCCTTGGTCTGGCTGACCTTGGTCACGGCGCTCATCGTATTTGCTC contains these protein-coding regions:
- a CDS encoding DMT family transporter, yielding MGRHVLLAGFERETDEVEYRVNGRLGGASVDRYSVVLVAVAATLWASDAYFRNQLISHLSPTQIVVAEDALVSLFLLPVLVRSWRELRHLGPRGWLAVGLIAAGAQSLATILFTASFSYRIFAETFVLQQTQPVIAIVLAWLVLGERRRPWFWPAVGVALVAVYLVVFAQDPAAPVSALQKGRLEAGLLALGAAALWASGTVLGRFALGSISFWSMTSLRFILALPVLVVIALVQYGPGGFSHYQVSDFLPNLLAIALIPGLLALLLYYRALSRTPASLATIAEMAYPVAATLIASAPPPWGFSQPLYPVQVAGTALLLVVIVLLNWTKERAAPVTVPAGALKPAEG
- a CDS encoding MarR family transcriptional regulator, with protein sequence MSAVTKVSQTKAVQVWEGLARLHSTMTAALEQDMLPKAGIPLGWYQVLAHLHHAPGAMLRFQDLARVAGITDSGASRRLEQMIKARLIDRRSCPTDRRGVYAHLTERGTAAYEKAHAVFLRSLNRNLGSQLEPDEADVMNAALSRITNLLAEDES